In Sulfuricurvum sp. IAE1, one DNA window encodes the following:
- a CDS encoding TolC family protein, whose protein sequence is MSALSRILSASLLLTSCHLQAAGLSLGEALDILHKQNLEIKTADLDAKTAGTDVDIARGYHFGSLDLTQTFSRSNDPSNVFGFKLSSREATFGDFSADEFVANQMAGAPDLYTKPPKHLNYPGYHNYFQTKLTYMLPVYTGGKLSAYGDIAEKMEKIKKLDAEQVKTEKSYELRKSYYDMALLQNSIDHMSIIRDNIATLERTTQMMITEGYAKKVDLLEVQAKKANVERSLSEMEANKKLLYHYISFLLNRDVAEIELPRSDYPASAVGEDDVLAHNIDLQKASKGLEVRESMVDLAYAPFLPQIGAFAETSTADDTFGGDFGDHKGYTFGARLTWNLFNGGVDGASLEKARIERLKTKTQVELARKGIALQYDKIRTEIESLNAQVRSLEKELELASQIYRNYEGRYHEHLASMSDVIVKQSQQIEKVLNLQMVKNQRNERIFALEKLSNGVK, encoded by the coding sequence ATGTCAGCACTATCCCGTATCCTGTCCGCATCGCTGCTGCTTACCTCCTGCCACCTGCAGGCGGCGGGGCTGAGCTTGGGCGAAGCACTCGATATTCTGCACAAACAAAACCTCGAAATCAAAACGGCCGACCTCGATGCCAAGACGGCCGGAACCGACGTCGACATCGCCCGGGGTTACCACTTCGGTTCGCTGGACCTGACCCAGACGTTCAGCCGTTCCAACGACCCGAGCAACGTTTTCGGTTTCAAACTCAGCTCCCGGGAAGCGACATTCGGCGATTTCAGCGCCGACGAGTTCGTCGCCAACCAGATGGCGGGTGCGCCCGACCTTTACACCAAGCCCCCCAAACACCTCAACTATCCGGGCTACCATAACTATTTCCAGACAAAACTCACCTACATGCTCCCCGTTTATACCGGAGGCAAACTGAGCGCGTACGGCGACATCGCCGAAAAAATGGAAAAAATCAAAAAACTCGACGCCGAGCAGGTGAAAACCGAAAAAAGTTACGAACTGCGCAAAAGCTATTACGATATGGCCCTGCTCCAAAATAGCATCGACCACATGAGCATCATCCGTGACAACATCGCCACCCTTGAGCGGACGACACAGATGATGATCACCGAAGGGTATGCCAAAAAAGTGGACCTTCTCGAAGTGCAGGCGAAAAAAGCGAACGTCGAGCGGAGCCTGAGCGAAATGGAAGCGAACAAAAAGCTGCTGTACCATTACATCAGTTTTCTTCTCAACCGCGACGTGGCCGAAATCGAGCTTCCCCGCAGCGACTACCCCGCTTCGGCCGTCGGCGAAGACGATGTTCTCGCCCATAACATCGACCTTCAAAAAGCTTCCAAAGGGCTTGAAGTACGTGAAAGCATGGTCGATCTGGCCTATGCCCCTTTCCTCCCCCAGATCGGCGCATTCGCCGAAACCAGCACCGCGGACGACACCTTCGGCGGCGATTTCGGAGACCATAAGGGGTACACGTTCGGGGCCCGCCTGACCTGGAACCTCTTTAACGGGGGCGTCGACGGCGCATCGCTGGAAAAAGCGCGTATCGAGCGCCTCAAAACAAAAACGCAGGTCGAACTCGCCCGCAAGGGGATCGCTTTGCAATACGACAAGATCCGCACCGAAATCGAAAGCCTCAACGCGCAGGTGAGAAGCCTTGAAAAAGAGCTCGAACTCGCCAGCCAGATTTACCGAAATTACGAAGGTCGCTACCACGAACACCTTGCCTCGATGAGCGACGTCATCGTCAAACAGTCCCAGCAGATTGAAAAGGTATTGAACCTTCAAATGGTCAAAAACCAGCGCAACGAGCGTATTTTCGCCCTCGAAAAACTTAGCAACGGAGTCAAATAA
- a CDS encoding BrnT family toxin, producing MKSLKFEWDPAKASSNIKKHGISFDEAKTVFDDDFARLIPDPDHSEGEERFILLGMSYTLKILTVVHCYRDDYGVIRIISARASTKNEERQYKEFLP from the coding sequence ATGAAGTCATTAAAATTTGAATGGGATCCGGCAAAAGCGTCATCGAATATAAAAAAGCACGGCATTTCATTTGATGAAGCCAAAACGGTTTTTGATGATGATTTTGCAAGGTTGATACCGGATCCGGATCATTCAGAGGGTGAGGAGAGGTTTATCCTTTTGGGGATGAGCTATACCCTCAAAATTTTAACGGTCGTTCATTGTTACAGGGACGATTATGGAGTGATACGGATTATCTCCGCCAGAGCTTCAACCAAAAACGAGGAACGACAATACAAGGAGTTTTTACCATGA
- a CDS encoding GyrI-like domain-containing protein, protein MKRETKHLHSDIVNSVLSYIYLHIDTELNAAELARRESLSVYHLQRIFKEETGKNLYETVKSIRLQKAASLLLTNKYATVSEIARMCGYSSQTSFIKAFRERFHTTPKVWKSGAYLEYSKKILAGSPYGAQERDFSGTIPRIVKAPPIYAAYIRHRGYNISIKNSWNRLRGWSIENGLGESARQIGFHHDNPTITPLDECAYIAAIEVPKGSHPHGSVAYFEIPASLCAVFHIQGKYGDVLHFMRYVYQIWLPESGFETKTLPPYAIYRKNHFLDESEEFDLEFYLPIRVL, encoded by the coding sequence ATGAAGCGGGAAACAAAACATCTTCATTCCGACATTGTCAACAGTGTGTTGTCGTACATCTATCTGCACATCGACACGGAACTGAACGCCGCCGAGCTGGCGCGCCGCGAGAGTCTGAGCGTCTATCACCTGCAGCGGATATTCAAAGAAGAGACGGGAAAAAACCTCTACGAGACGGTCAAATCGATACGGCTCCAAAAGGCGGCCAGCCTCTTGCTGACCAACAAGTACGCGACCGTCTCCGAGATCGCCCGGATGTGCGGCTACAGTTCCCAGACCTCGTTCATCAAGGCGTTTCGGGAGCGGTTCCATACGACGCCGAAGGTGTGGAAAAGCGGCGCGTACCTGGAATATTCCAAAAAAATTCTCGCTGGTTCCCCCTACGGCGCGCAGGAGCGCGATTTTTCCGGGACGATCCCCCGCATCGTGAAAGCTCCCCCCATCTACGCCGCCTATATCCGCCATCGTGGCTACAACATTTCGATCAAGAACAGCTGGAACCGCCTGAGGGGCTGGAGCATCGAAAACGGCCTGGGCGAGAGTGCCCGCCAGATCGGGTTCCACCACGACAACCCGACGATCACCCCGCTGGACGAGTGCGCCTATATCGCCGCCATCGAGGTCCCCAAGGGGAGCCATCCCCACGGATCGGTCGCCTATTTCGAGATCCCCGCGTCGCTGTGCGCCGTGTTTCACATACAGGGCAAATACGGCGACGTTCTGCATTTCATGCGCTACGTCTATCAGATATGGCTCCCCGAGAGCGGGTTTGAGACGAAAACGCTCCCCCCCTACGCGATCTACCGCAAAAACCATTTTCTGGACGAATCGGAGGAGTTCGATCTGGAGTTCTATCTGCCGATCCGCGTCCTCTGA
- a CDS encoding PLP-dependent aminotransferase family protein — protein MKRSFIREILEVIGSDTVSFAGGLPDESLFPLEAMQKAAADVFATPGALQYSVSAGIPALREKLASYYTAMGLETKPEEILITTGAQQALDLISRVYFRFGTLVESPAYLGALNAFSANGCSLTPVRLGEKGIDLEAFERRFAITKRAYVMCDFQNPTGFSYSTSQREELARIAIRHEGIIVEDGAYMELFFEERLAPMALYAPHRTLHVGSFSKTLAPGLRLGWIRGDAALLAPILALKERSDLHTSTLSQLLAERFWESGLFGRHLRTVRATYKGKCDALAHELETQLRDFRFTKPKGGMFIYGSFPEGIDAKELAMECLKEGAVFVPGGEFYPGAPISPEARFNFSGTTPEQMRRGIGIISRTYEAYKDKKERLYA, from the coding sequence ATGAAACGCTCGTTCATCCGGGAAATTCTCGAAGTAATCGGAAGCGATACGGTATCGTTTGCCGGGGGGCTCCCCGATGAGAGCCTCTTTCCCCTCGAAGCAATGCAAAAAGCTGCGGCCGATGTATTCGCCACCCCCGGCGCGCTACAGTATTCGGTGAGCGCGGGGATCCCGGCGCTGCGCGAAAAACTGGCTTCGTATTACACCGCAATGGGGTTGGAGACCAAGCCCGAAGAGATCCTGATCACGACGGGGGCTCAGCAGGCGCTCGATCTGATCAGCCGTGTTTATTTCCGCTTCGGCACGCTCGTCGAGTCTCCCGCCTATCTTGGGGCTCTCAACGCCTTCAGTGCCAACGGGTGTTCTCTTACCCCGGTACGACTCGGAGAAAAGGGCATCGATCTAGAGGCCTTCGAACGCCGTTTCGCCATCACCAAGCGGGCCTATGTAATGTGCGATTTCCAAAATCCCACGGGTTTCAGCTATTCCACCTCGCAGCGCGAGGAGCTGGCCCGGATCGCGATCCGACACGAGGGAATCATCGTCGAGGACGGCGCCTACATGGAGCTCTTTTTCGAGGAGCGCCTCGCGCCGATGGCGCTGTACGCCCCCCATCGCACCCTTCATGTCGGATCGTTCTCGAAAACGCTCGCTCCGGGATTGCGTCTGGGGTGGATCCGCGGCGACGCGGCGCTCCTCGCACCGATCCTGGCCCTCAAAGAGCGCTCCGACCTGCACACCTCGACGCTCTCGCAGCTGCTGGCGGAGCGCTTCTGGGAGAGCGGGCTGTTCGGCAGGCACCTCCGCACCGTCCGCGCGACCTACAAGGGAAAATGCGATGCCCTCGCGCATGAACTCGAAACGCAGCTGCGCGATTTTCGTTTCACGAAGCCCAAAGGGGGGATGTTCATCTACGGCTCATTTCCCGAGGGGATCGATGCGAAGGAGCTGGCGATGGAGTGTCTCAAAGAGGGGGCGGTATTTGTCCCCGGAGGAGAATTCTATCCCGGTGCTCCCATCAGTCCGGAAGCACGGTTCAATTTCTCAGGGACAACCCCCGAGCAGATGCGGCGTGGGATCGGAATCATTTCCCGGACCTACGAAGCGTACAAAGACAAAAAGGAACGACTATATGCATGA
- the efp gene encoding elongation factor P, whose protein sequence is MATIGMGDIKKGVRLEIDGNPFKVVEFQHVKPGKGAAFVRMKIKNFKNGKVIEKTVHAGDKFEVPNMAHKTMQFLYDDGEMLQFMDNESYEQLGLTYDQCEEAMKWIKDGTNVQMVFHNNEAISVDAPEIMELKIVETPPNFKGDTSSASKKPATLETGAVVQVPYHVLEGDIIKVNTVEGEYLEKVK, encoded by the coding sequence ATGGCAACAATCGGTATGGGTGATATCAAAAAGGGCGTACGTCTGGAAATCGACGGCAACCCGTTTAAAGTTGTGGAGTTCCAACACGTTAAACCGGGAAAAGGGGCGGCGTTCGTCCGGATGAAAATCAAAAACTTCAAAAACGGCAAAGTAATCGAAAAAACGGTTCATGCCGGGGATAAATTCGAAGTGCCGAACATGGCGCACAAAACGATGCAGTTCCTCTACGACGACGGCGAAATGCTTCAGTTCATGGACAACGAAAGCTACGAGCAGCTCGGTCTGACCTACGATCAGTGCGAAGAGGCGATGAAGTGGATCAAAGACGGTACGAACGTCCAGATGGTTTTCCACAATAACGAAGCGATCAGCGTCGATGCTCCCGAGATCATGGAACTCAAAATCGTCGAAACTCCGCCGAACTTCAAAGGGGATACGTCAAGTGCCTCCAAAAAACCGGCTACCCTTGAAACCGGTGCGGTCGTTCAGGTCCCTTACCACGTTCTGGAAGGCGATATCATCAAAGTCAACACCGTCGAGGGCGAATACCTCGAAAAAGTGAAATAA
- a CDS encoding YaiI/YqxD family protein, translating into MKILVDADAFPNALKEILLRAVLKRQITTVFIANKKISVPDVHHVSMEIVAQGPDEADHRIAELCEKSDLVITADIPLADRVVTKGAVALDPRGTIYDENNVKHLLAMRNLMEELRNAGEITGGPSAIGEKTVRAFADGLNRVLSKR; encoded by the coding sequence GTGAAAATCCTCGTCGACGCCGACGCGTTCCCCAACGCCCTCAAAGAGATTTTATTGCGGGCGGTACTTAAGCGTCAGATTACGACCGTTTTTATCGCCAATAAGAAAATCAGCGTTCCCGATGTGCACCACGTCTCAATGGAGATCGTCGCGCAGGGGCCGGACGAGGCGGATCACCGCATTGCCGAACTGTGCGAAAAAAGCGATCTCGTCATCACCGCCGACATCCCTCTGGCCGACCGTGTCGTGACCAAGGGCGCCGTGGCCCTCGATCCGCGCGGGACGATCTACGATGAGAACAACGTCAAACACCTGTTAGCGATGCGGAACCTGATGGAGGAACTCCGCAATGCGGGGGAGATCACCGGCGGACCGAGTGCCATCGGGGAAAAAACGGTGAGGGCGTTCGCGGACGGGTTGAATAGAGTGCTTTCAAAACGCTAA
- a CDS encoding PaaI family thioesterase, giving the protein MHEIKFPFLEHIGGKLIRYEQGSAEVELQTMPYHLQHLGFIHGGVISTLMDNTGWYAAVSNLPEGFTSVTMEIKINYLKPASGEHLRALGKVLRQGKKTSFVTIELHDGENLVAFATGTYAVLEEKQV; this is encoded by the coding sequence ATGCATGAGATTAAATTCCCGTTTCTGGAACACATCGGCGGCAAACTGATCCGCTACGAACAAGGGAGCGCCGAGGTGGAACTTCAAACGATGCCCTATCATCTGCAGCATCTGGGGTTTATCCACGGAGGGGTCATCTCGACCCTGATGGACAACACGGGGTGGTACGCCGCCGTCTCCAACCTCCCTGAGGGTTTTACGTCGGTCACGATGGAGATCAAGATCAACTACCTCAAGCCCGCCTCGGGCGAGCATCTGCGCGCGCTCGGGAAGGTACTCCGTCAGGGGAAAAAGACGTCGTTCGTCACCATCGAACTCCACGACGGGGAAAATCTCGTCGCTTTTGCTACGGGAACGTATGCGGTGTTGGAAGAAAAGCAGGTGTAA
- a CDS encoding DUF1566 domain-containing protein encodes MRIVNLGWVLGIALCAQAENRFSATETLTQEEAIKYCRELGPGWRAMEIGELFAMPRGGAFRENFSYWSANQGPSDNTVIGSGSEGDGGIIATVGYAFYPKERNITLSPPGKRIAAACTDVPKKLRQRDYVLTAEGTLDRENALLWHAFDATDKRLKYTFEKAEEMCSNLSLHNRSWRLPTLDELYGIVDYSRFRPTVDMKFFGPMMHRYYWTSDTLSSQEAYVVGFKLGSVATVPKSEEAHVRCVSE; translated from the coding sequence GTGCGGATTGTTAATCTTGGCTGGGTGCTCGGCATCGCCCTGTGTGCCCAGGCCGAAAACCGTTTTTCCGCTACCGAAACCCTGACGCAGGAAGAGGCGATCAAATATTGCCGGGAACTCGGGCCCGGCTGGAGGGCGATGGAGATCGGCGAACTCTTCGCCATGCCGCGCGGGGGTGCGTTTAGAGAAAATTTCAGCTATTGGTCGGCAAACCAGGGTCCTTCGGACAATACCGTCATCGGCAGCGGCAGCGAAGGGGACGGCGGGATCATCGCGACGGTGGGATATGCCTTCTATCCCAAAGAGCGCAACATCACCCTCTCCCCTCCTGGAAAACGGATTGCCGCGGCATGCACCGACGTTCCGAAGAAGCTGCGCCAACGTGATTACGTCCTGACTGCCGAAGGGACCCTTGATCGGGAAAACGCTTTGCTGTGGCATGCGTTCGATGCGACCGACAAACGACTCAAATATACGTTCGAAAAAGCCGAAGAGATGTGTTCGAACCTCTCGTTGCACAATCGCAGCTGGCGTCTTCCGACCCTGGACGAACTTTACGGAATCGTCGATTACTCCCGCTTCCGCCCTACCGTCGACATGAAATTTTTCGGGCCGATGATGCATCGGTATTACTGGACATCCGATACGCTTAGTTCCCAGGAAGCGTATGTGGTCGGTTTCAAGCTCGGTTCGGTCGCCACCGTCCCCAAAAGCGAAGAAGCCCACGTCCGCTGTGTGAGCGAATAG
- a CDS encoding DEAD/DEAH box helicase, producing the protein MSFTKLNLSAPILKAVAEEGYTTPTPVQAQAIPYILEGRDMLAGAQTGTGKTAGFTLPMLELLARNKPAKGPRHVRVLILTPTRELAAQVGESVKTYGKYLPFKSAVIFGGVGMQPQITTLRNGVDILVATPGRLLDHVSQGTVDLRHVEMFVLDEADRMLDMGFIRDIRRVIAILPPKKQNLLFSATYSDEIKKLCESILRNPAVVEVARRNTSSELVRQSVILVDCKRKSALLGKLIADNKWEQVLVFTRTKHQANKLSDYLGKIGISAAAIHGNKSQNARTKALADFKSGAVKILVATDIAARGLDIDQLPHVVNLELPNIAEDYVHRIGRTGRAGNAGEAVSLVCVDEYDYLKGIEKLINRKLERSIIEGFEPDPSIKAEPIQQGRGGRGGGGGRGNAPRSKPQGEKPQGGRREPQKRENRTHHGESRRGR; encoded by the coding sequence ATGTCATTTACCAAACTTAACCTTTCCGCACCGATACTTAAAGCGGTTGCCGAAGAGGGCTACACAACACCGACCCCCGTACAGGCCCAGGCGATTCCCTATATTCTTGAAGGACGGGATATGCTCGCCGGCGCCCAGACGGGGACCGGGAAAACGGCGGGGTTTACCCTTCCGATGCTTGAACTTCTGGCCCGCAACAAACCTGCCAAAGGGCCACGCCACGTACGGGTTCTGATCCTCACCCCGACGCGTGAACTCGCCGCGCAGGTGGGGGAGAGCGTCAAAACATACGGGAAATACCTTCCCTTCAAAAGTGCCGTCATTTTCGGCGGCGTCGGGATGCAGCCGCAGATCACGACGCTGCGCAACGGCGTCGACATCCTTGTCGCCACTCCCGGACGGCTGCTCGATCATGTCTCGCAGGGAACGGTCGATCTGCGCCACGTCGAGATGTTCGTCCTCGACGAAGCCGACCGGATGCTCGATATGGGATTTATCCGCGACATCCGCCGCGTCATCGCCATTTTGCCGCCCAAAAAGCAAAACCTCCTTTTTTCAGCGACCTACTCAGATGAGATCAAAAAACTGTGCGAATCGATCCTCCGTAACCCCGCCGTTGTTGAGGTGGCCCGCCGCAACACCTCCAGCGAACTGGTCCGCCAAAGTGTGATCCTTGTCGATTGCAAGCGCAAAAGCGCGCTGCTGGGGAAACTGATCGCCGACAACAAATGGGAACAGGTACTCGTATTTACCCGCACCAAGCACCAGGCGAACAAGCTCTCCGACTATCTGGGTAAAATCGGGATCAGTGCCGCGGCGATCCACGGGAATAAAAGCCAGAATGCCCGTACCAAGGCGCTGGCCGATTTCAAGAGCGGTGCGGTGAAAATCCTCGTTGCGACCGATATCGCTGCGCGGGGCCTGGACATCGACCAGCTCCCGCATGTTGTCAATCTCGAACTTCCCAACATCGCCGAGGACTACGTCCACCGCATCGGACGTACCGGACGGGCGGGAAATGCCGGAGAAGCGGTATCGCTGGTGTGCGTGGACGAATACGACTACCTCAAGGGGATCGAGAAACTGATCAACCGCAAGCTCGAACGCAGCATCATCGAAGGGTTTGAACCTGATCCCTCCATCAAAGCCGAACCGATACAGCAAGGACGCGGCGGACGCGGCGGCGGGGGAGGGCGCGGCAACGCCCCTCGTTCCAAGCCGCAGGGGGAGAAGCCGCAAGGCGGGCGCAGGGAACCGCAGAAACGGGAAAACCGCACCCACCACGGCGAAAGCCGTCGGGGACGCTAA
- a CDS encoding tetratricopeptide repeat protein codes for MKHPIFFLLYAGIISTASFANSPCDGAYLAKNYDQATQCFGQQLKKDRSFYNLKGVGFSFVQQGRYKEALPFLKEAEKKARTSFDYSIIYSWLGTCYGAMGDSEQTFVYRMKSLDLMLKSGNRDEIGRAYSNLGVYFFDHGQPKKAIEYYEKALDYRDENEHSNIYANIALAYQELNDTYKTEEMYQKSIEIAEKTGNLNGLATFQKNLGAFYFTQNRYGDARKTLEKALILARQVRAIDDESHALSILAVIDYEEGHLNEAKVKASEGLRLAKQSGDRKVFNDAQAAWDIVNGK; via the coding sequence ATGAAACATCCCATTTTCTTTCTTCTTTATGCAGGTATAATCAGTACGGCCTCGTTTGCAAACAGTCCCTGCGATGGCGCTTATCTAGCGAAAAATTACGATCAGGCTACCCAATGCTTCGGTCAACAACTGAAAAAAGACCGCTCTTTTTATAATTTAAAAGGCGTGGGATTCTCTTTTGTACAACAAGGCCGCTACAAAGAAGCACTCCCCTTTCTCAAAGAAGCGGAGAAAAAAGCACGTACTTCCTTTGATTATAGCATTATTTACAGTTGGTTAGGTACATGCTACGGTGCTATGGGCGATTCCGAGCAAACCTTTGTCTATCGGATGAAGAGTCTGGATTTGATGCTTAAATCAGGAAACCGTGATGAAATTGGCAGAGCATATAGTAATCTTGGAGTATATTTTTTCGATCATGGCCAACCAAAAAAAGCCATAGAATATTATGAAAAAGCACTCGATTATCGAGACGAGAATGAACACTCGAACATATATGCAAATATAGCACTCGCCTATCAGGAGTTAAACGATACTTATAAAACAGAAGAGATGTACCAAAAATCCATCGAGATAGCTGAAAAAACTGGAAACTTAAACGGCTTGGCAACCTTTCAAAAAAATTTAGGAGCTTTTTATTTCACACAAAACCGATATGGCGACGCGCGTAAAACTCTCGAAAAAGCACTAATCCTAGCACGTCAAGTACGTGCGATAGACGATGAATCACACGCACTAAGTATTCTTGCCGTAATCGACTATGAGGAGGGGCATCTTAACGAAGCCAAGGTAAAAGCCTCGGAAGGGTTGCGACTCGCGAAACAAAGTGGAGATAGAAAAGTTTTTAATGATGCTCAAGCCGCATGGGATATTGTCAACGGAAAATAA
- a CDS encoding DJ-1 family glyoxalase III — translation MPKVLVPLAEGFEEIEAVSVIDVMRRAGIEVVLASLDERMNVRGAHGIEIQADRSIQGIDADDLDMIVLPGGWGGTKALAADERVQALLKAMDAKGKRIGAICAAPFALEAAGVLKEGYTCYPGIESEIKTGGFTPQNDVVTSGNVMTSRGPGTAICFGLAIVKQLVGREACEKLRNGLLAGYCADC, via the coding sequence ATGCCCAAAGTTTTAGTTCCCCTTGCCGAAGGATTCGAAGAGATTGAAGCGGTCAGCGTTATCGACGTGATGCGACGTGCGGGCATCGAGGTCGTTTTGGCTTCCCTGGATGAACGGATGAACGTGAGAGGAGCCCACGGTATTGAGATTCAGGCCGATCGGAGTATCCAGGGGATCGATGCGGACGATCTCGACATGATCGTACTTCCCGGAGGATGGGGCGGTACGAAAGCTCTTGCGGCCGATGAACGGGTTCAGGCGCTGCTCAAAGCGATGGATGCGAAAGGAAAAAGGATAGGGGCGATCTGTGCCGCTCCGTTTGCCCTTGAAGCGGCGGGCGTGCTCAAAGAGGGCTACACCTGTTATCCCGGGATCGAATCCGAAATCAAGACGGGCGGATTTACTCCGCAAAACGACGTCGTGACGAGCGGTAACGTTATGACCTCCCGCGGCCCGGGAACGGCGATCTGCTTCGGTCTGGCCATCGTCAAACAACTGGTCGGACGCGAGGCGTGCGAAAAATTGCGTAACGGCCTGCTGGCGGGTTATTGTGCGGATTGTTAA
- a CDS encoding BrnA antitoxin family protein, translating into MREEYDFSQSIQNPYAKKVKKQISLNVDVDTIEYFKELAAKMGLPYQTLINSYLTDCAKRHVEPELKWTS; encoded by the coding sequence ATGAGAGAAGAATACGACTTTTCACAATCCATCCAAAACCCTTATGCTAAAAAGGTTAAAAAGCAAATTTCACTCAATGTGGATGTTGATACGATTGAGTATTTCAAAGAGCTGGCAGCCAAAATGGGATTACCTTATCAAACGCTCATCAATTCCTATTTAACCGATTGTGCGAAGCGGCATGTGGAGCCAGAATTGAAATGGACAAGTTGA
- a CDS encoding addiction module protein, producing the protein MLALNTQQLLAEIDSMPIDLKTKLIDKLLSSLNPPHHDVETLWKREIDSRVASIEKGEINLIDGNDVFRKIKARFEQ; encoded by the coding sequence ATGCTCGCGTTGAACACCCAGCAGCTCTTGGCCGAAATCGATTCGATGCCGATTGATCTCAAAACCAAGCTGATCGACAAGCTTTTGAGCAGCCTCAATCCTCCGCATCATGATGTCGAAACTCTCTGGAAACGCGAGATCGATTCCCGCGTCGCGTCCATCGAAAAAGGAGAGATAAACCTTATCGACGGAAACGACGTTTTTCGAAAAATCAAAGCCCGTTTTGAGCAATGA
- a CDS encoding efflux RND transporter periplasmic adaptor subunit — protein MKFLITTIALASSLAAAGLNLSGSVISDNQKMITSRNMGFVTSVNVSEGSRVSKGQLLYTIDSREIDSAKTQVELGIAQAELSLQMYQNQYANLELNLERNRRLLQQDMVSKYEVENLELSKKNLQNMIAIAERQVNQAKARLKEVNNQYNYLRITAPNSGVVISKNIKVGEMAMPGMPAIVLADLNSLKIEVEVAENNLKLVPVGKRVKVSIPSVGYSGIGKVSAIIPSSNPMTHTFRIKVSFSAKQTVYPGMYATVEIQ, from the coding sequence ATGAAATTTCTCATCACTACGATCGCCCTCGCCTCTTCCCTCGCCGCAGCGGGACTGAACCTCTCTGGAAGCGTCATCAGCGACAACCAGAAAATGATCACAAGCCGTAACATGGGCTTCGTCACCAGCGTCAACGTCTCCGAAGGTTCCCGCGTCTCCAAAGGACAGCTGCTGTACACGATCGACTCGCGCGAAATCGATTCGGCCAAAACGCAGGTCGAGCTGGGGATCGCCCAGGCCGAACTCTCTTTGCAGATGTACCAAAACCAATACGCCAACCTGGAGTTGAACCTGGAGCGTAACCGCCGACTGTTGCAGCAGGACATGGTGAGTAAATACGAAGTGGAAAACCTCGAACTCTCCAAGAAAAACCTCCAGAACATGATCGCAATCGCCGAACGCCAGGTCAATCAGGCCAAGGCTCGCCTCAAAGAAGTCAATAACCAGTACAATTACCTCCGCATCACCGCCCCCAACAGCGGCGTGGTGATCTCCAAGAACATCAAAGTCGGCGAAATGGCAATGCCGGGGATGCCCGCGATCGTTCTGGCCGATCTGAACTCGCTCAAAATCGAAGTTGAAGTGGCCGAAAACAACCTCAAGCTCGTTCCCGTAGGGAAGCGGGTCAAAGTATCGATCCCCTCGGTCGGATACAGCGGTATCGGAAAAGTAAGCGCCATCATCCCCAGTTCCAACCCGATGACCCATACGTTCCGCATCAAGGTATCGTTTTCGGCCAAACAAACCGTCTATCCGGGTATGTACGCTACCGTCGAGATCCAGTAA
- a CDS encoding type II toxin-antitoxin system RelE/ParE family toxin has protein sequence MNFRFHPDAEIEFNHAIDYYEECQKNLGLEFAQEVYATIHRIIDFPDAWQPITEQTRRCLTNRFPFGIVYQKRNNEIIIIAIMHQHQKPFYWSNRS, from the coding sequence ATGAATTTCCGGTTCCATCCCGATGCAGAAATCGAGTTCAACCATGCCATCGACTATTACGAAGAGTGTCAAAAAAACTTGGGGCTTGAATTTGCACAAGAAGTTTACGCTACGATCCACCGCATTATCGACTTCCCCGACGCATGGCAACCGATAACGGAACAAACACGACGGTGTTTGACGAACCGTTTCCCTTTTGGCATCGTCTATCAAAAGCGCAATAACGAAATCATTATCATCGCCATTATGCACCAGCATCAAAAACCGTTTTATTGGAGCAACCGTTCCTGA